A genomic window from Arthrobacter sp. FW305-BF8 includes:
- a CDS encoding Hsp20/alpha crystallin family protein, with translation MLIRTDPFRELDRLTQQVFGTAARPAAMPMDAWQEDGEFVVAFDLPGISPDAVDLNVERNVLTVRAERRDATQPNVELVVSERPRGVFSRQLILGDTLDADNIKASYDYGVLTLRIPVAEQAKPRKIEIESKGQLQQIET, from the coding sequence ATGCTAATCCGTACCGACCCGTTCCGTGAGCTGGACCGTCTCACCCAGCAGGTCTTCGGAACAGCAGCCCGTCCGGCGGCCATGCCGATGGATGCCTGGCAGGAAGACGGGGAATTTGTGGTGGCCTTTGACCTGCCAGGGATTTCGCCGGACGCCGTGGACCTGAACGTTGAAAGGAACGTCCTCACTGTCCGGGCGGAGCGCCGGGATGCCACCCAGCCAAACGTCGAACTGGTGGTTTCCGAGCGGCCACGCGGCGTCTTCAGCCGGCAGCTCATTCTCGGCGACACGCTGGACGCGGACAACATCAAGGCCAGCTACGACTACGGAGTGCTGACTCTCCGGATCCCGGTCGCCGAGCAGGCAAAGCCACGGAAGATCGAGATCGAAAGCAAGGGCCAGCTGCAGCAGATCGAGACGTAG
- a CDS encoding MerR family transcriptional regulator, translating into MANRDSTGRGLYAISVVAELVGTGQQNIRLYERRGLLTPERTDGGTRQYSESDLAVLRRIGELLDEGLNLAGVAKVLELEMDNARLRRQLKLARARSARPDEGD; encoded by the coding sequence ATGGCCAACCGGGACAGCACTGGGCGCGGGCTGTACGCCATTTCGGTGGTGGCGGAGCTCGTGGGAACAGGCCAGCAAAACATCCGGCTCTATGAGCGCCGCGGCCTGCTGACCCCGGAAAGGACCGACGGCGGCACCCGCCAATACAGCGAATCGGACCTGGCCGTCCTGCGCCGCATCGGAGAACTCCTGGACGAAGGGCTCAACCTGGCGGGCGTGGCGAAGGTGCTGGAACTGGAAATGGACAACGCCCGTCTCCGGCGGCAGCTGAAGCTTGCCCGGGCCCGAAGCGCCCGCCCGGACGAGGGCGATTGA
- a CDS encoding MmcQ/YjbR family DNA-binding protein, producing the protein MATEADVRRICLALPGVTERVSWNQPAWFAKTLMARVWERDVLTVKTEEREALAGTDPETYFWTPHHERSPQLVLVRLSRVDGGLLAELLEDSFLLAGGRL; encoded by the coding sequence ATGGCCACTGAAGCGGATGTCCGCAGGATCTGCCTTGCACTGCCGGGCGTGACCGAGCGCGTCAGCTGGAACCAGCCAGCCTGGTTCGCTAAAACCCTGATGGCCCGCGTCTGGGAAAGGGACGTGCTCACGGTCAAAACCGAGGAGCGCGAGGCTCTGGCCGGCACGGATCCGGAGACATATTTCTGGACGCCGCACCATGAGCGTTCACCGCAGCTGGTCCTCGTCCGGCTTTCAAGGGTTGACGGCGGCCTGCTCGCCGAGCTGCTTGAGGATTCCTTCCTGCTCGCCGGCGGCCGGCTGTAG
- a CDS encoding phosphatase PAP2 family protein, whose product MAEESADKQGWWRVFHDKFVVEERYMEPGARKALYVTAVVLAVVGAVVFFFALAGVQDHDGLASADDESWRWLLTTRSQVLTVVMIVLAVIFGPVALPIIVLVVTVAWGILAKHAWRPILLAAAMLTGVGLAQLIGRSVDRQRPPVDQMLFGADHTFSFPSGHVLGASDFLLITAFLVFSRHRKPKTTVVGFVCAIIGVILASVSRLYLGYHWVSDAVASVALSLVVLGAVIAVDTWRTARVPGEEVTGELSKADAPD is encoded by the coding sequence GTGGCAGAAGAATCAGCGGACAAGCAGGGGTGGTGGCGCGTCTTCCACGACAAGTTTGTGGTTGAAGAACGCTACATGGAACCTGGTGCGCGGAAGGCGCTCTACGTGACGGCGGTCGTCCTTGCGGTTGTGGGGGCAGTCGTCTTCTTCTTCGCTCTCGCAGGCGTCCAGGATCATGACGGGCTGGCCAGCGCTGATGACGAGTCCTGGAGGTGGCTCCTGACGACGCGCTCGCAGGTCCTGACCGTGGTGATGATTGTCCTGGCTGTCATCTTCGGGCCCGTGGCGCTGCCCATCATCGTCCTCGTTGTCACGGTGGCATGGGGCATCCTGGCGAAGCATGCGTGGCGGCCGATTCTGCTGGCGGCGGCAATGCTCACCGGCGTGGGGCTGGCGCAGCTCATCGGCCGGTCGGTCGACAGACAACGCCCTCCCGTGGACCAGATGCTGTTCGGCGCAGACCACACCTTTTCTTTCCCGTCGGGCCACGTTTTGGGGGCCTCTGACTTCCTGCTGATTACGGCATTCCTGGTCTTTTCCCGCCACCGGAAACCAAAGACAACAGTGGTCGGTTTTGTCTGTGCCATCATCGGAGTAATCCTGGCGTCCGTCAGCCGGCTGTACCTGGGCTATCACTGGGTGAGCGACGCCGTCGCTTCCGTGGCACTCTCGCTGGTGGTGCTCGGTGCCGTGATAGCCGTCGACACCTGGCGCACCGCCCGGGTGCCGGGCGAGGAAGTTACGGGCGAGCTTTCCAAGGCCGACGCCCCGGACTGA
- a CDS encoding alkaline phosphatase D family protein has product MDITRRTLITSSLGAGLVIALPGTAVADPRNAEASLPTDPFTLGVASGDPWPDGFVLWTRLALNPLAEDGLGGMPSRVVAVAWEVAEDPAMRKVVQRGVEQALPESAHSVHAEVRGLQPGREYFYRFRAGRHISPIGRTLTSPAWYETPAALSMSFASCAQYEHGFFTAYRRLAEDQPDLVLHLGDYQYEYKKGSYVTRGGNVRDHEGPETVTLENYRQRHAQYKADADLQAAHAAAPWLVVWDDHEVDNNWADEVPENADPAQLNNTAANFRKRRAAAFQAYYENMPLRAPSMPAGADMKIYRTVQWGQLANFHMMDTRQYRDDQLAGDGWRKNVQERLAENRTITGADQEQWLLDGFRKSKARWDLLGQQVFFAERDRNQAADIDDVSMDGWDGYASSRRRITQGWVDAKVRNAVVLTGDVHRNWANDVKVDYKDPDTPVVGSELVCTSVTSTGNGTGSVSDPTMAWNDHLKFFNDQRGYVRTTIAKDSLTADFRVLDYVNTPGAAVSTKASFRIDDGVPGLQPRA; this is encoded by the coding sequence ATGGACATCACTCGCAGAACACTCATCACCAGCAGCCTCGGTGCAGGCCTCGTCATCGCCCTGCCCGGCACCGCCGTCGCCGATCCCCGGAACGCAGAAGCGAGCCTCCCCACAGATCCCTTCACCCTGGGCGTCGCGTCCGGCGACCCCTGGCCCGATGGCTTCGTGCTCTGGACCCGGCTCGCGCTCAACCCGCTCGCAGAAGACGGACTGGGCGGCATGCCCTCCCGCGTTGTCGCCGTGGCCTGGGAGGTTGCCGAGGACCCTGCGATGCGGAAGGTCGTCCAGCGCGGCGTGGAGCAGGCCCTGCCGGAAAGCGCCCACTCGGTCCACGCGGAAGTGCGCGGCCTGCAGCCCGGGCGCGAGTACTTCTACCGGTTCCGCGCCGGCCGCCACATCAGTCCTATTGGCCGCACACTGACCAGCCCGGCCTGGTACGAAACGCCGGCGGCCCTGTCCATGTCCTTCGCCAGCTGCGCCCAGTACGAGCACGGTTTCTTCACGGCCTACCGCCGCCTCGCCGAGGACCAGCCGGATCTGGTGCTGCACCTCGGCGACTACCAGTACGAGTACAAGAAGGGCTCCTACGTGACCCGCGGCGGGAACGTCCGCGACCACGAGGGCCCGGAGACGGTGACGCTGGAGAACTACCGCCAGCGCCACGCCCAGTACAAGGCCGACGCCGACCTCCAGGCTGCGCATGCCGCGGCGCCGTGGCTGGTGGTCTGGGATGACCACGAGGTGGATAACAACTGGGCGGACGAGGTCCCGGAAAACGCGGACCCGGCCCAGCTGAACAACACTGCGGCCAACTTCAGGAAGCGCCGGGCCGCCGCGTTCCAGGCGTACTACGAGAACATGCCGCTGCGCGCACCGTCCATGCCCGCCGGCGCAGACATGAAGATCTACCGCACGGTTCAGTGGGGCCAGCTTGCCAACTTCCACATGATGGACACCCGCCAGTACCGCGACGACCAGTTGGCGGGGGACGGCTGGCGCAAGAACGTCCAGGAGCGCCTGGCGGAGAACCGGACCATCACCGGGGCCGATCAGGAGCAGTGGCTGCTGGACGGTTTCCGGAAGTCCAAGGCGCGCTGGGACCTGCTGGGCCAGCAGGTGTTCTTCGCCGAGCGGGACCGCAACCAGGCCGCCGACATCGACGACGTGTCCATGGATGGCTGGGACGGCTACGCATCCTCCCGCCGCCGCATCACCCAGGGCTGGGTGGACGCCAAGGTGCGCAACGCCGTCGTCCTCACAGGCGACGTCCACCGCAACTGGGCCAACGACGTCAAGGTCGACTACAAGGATCCGGACACGCCGGTGGTGGGCTCGGAACTGGTCTGCACGTCCGTCACGTCCACAGGCAACGGCACGGGCTCCGTCTCGGACCCCACCATGGCCTGGAACGACCACCTGAAGTTCTTCAACGACCAGCGCGGCTATGTCCGGACTACCATCGCGAAGGATTCCCTGACGGCAGATTTCCGGGTGCTGGACTACGTCAACACCCCGGGCGCAGCGGTCAGCACCAAGGCGTCCTTCCGGATCGACGACGGCGTGCCCGGCCTCCAGCCCCGCGCCTAG
- the manD gene encoding D-mannonate dehydratase ManD has protein sequence MKIIAAEVFVTSPSRNFVTLRITTEDGVTGIGDATLNGRELAVAAYLKEHVAQLLIGKDPHRIEDTWQFLYRSSYWRRGPVTMAAIAAVDMALWDIKGKLAGMPVYQLLGGASRNGLRAYGHASGSDIPSLFDSVREHLELGYKSVRIQTAVPGIKAVYGVAAQAQASGERYDYEPAGRGAFPVEEDWDTRAYLRHLPTVFEAVRNEFGPELPLLHDGHHRMTPIQAAKLGKALEPYDLFWLEDCTPAENQEALRLVRQHTTTPLAIGEIFNTVYDYQSIIKEQLIDYVRAASTHFGGISPLKKVMDFAAQYQIKSGFHGPTDISPVGFAAQLHVGLAIHNYGIQEYMQHSAATNEVFEQFMTFTDGYLHPGDKPGIGVEFNAEAAAAYPYQQAYLPYNRLVDGTVHDW, from the coding sequence GTGAAAATCATTGCTGCGGAAGTCTTCGTGACCAGCCCCTCCCGTAACTTCGTGACACTGCGGATCACTACCGAGGACGGCGTGACCGGCATCGGTGACGCCACGCTGAACGGGCGTGAGCTCGCGGTGGCGGCGTACCTGAAGGAGCATGTGGCGCAGCTGCTGATCGGGAAGGATCCGCACCGGATTGAGGACACGTGGCAGTTCCTGTATCGGTCTTCGTACTGGCGGCGCGGGCCGGTGACGATGGCGGCGATTGCTGCGGTGGACATGGCGTTGTGGGATATCAAGGGCAAGCTGGCGGGCATGCCGGTGTACCAGCTGCTGGGCGGGGCGTCCCGGAACGGGCTGCGCGCCTATGGCCACGCCTCGGGTTCGGATATCCCGTCGCTGTTTGATTCGGTCCGGGAGCACCTGGAACTGGGGTACAAGTCGGTGCGGATCCAGACCGCGGTGCCCGGGATCAAGGCGGTGTACGGGGTGGCGGCGCAGGCGCAGGCGTCGGGGGAGCGGTACGACTATGAACCGGCCGGCCGGGGTGCGTTCCCGGTGGAGGAGGACTGGGACACCCGGGCCTACCTGCGCCACCTGCCCACGGTGTTCGAGGCGGTCCGGAACGAGTTCGGCCCGGAACTGCCGCTGCTGCACGACGGGCACCACCGGATGACGCCGATCCAGGCCGCGAAGCTGGGCAAGGCGCTGGAGCCGTATGACCTGTTCTGGCTGGAGGACTGCACTCCGGCGGAGAATCAGGAGGCGCTGCGCCTGGTCCGTCAGCACACCACGACGCCGCTGGCGATCGGTGAGATCTTCAACACCGTGTACGACTACCAGAGCATCATCAAGGAACAGCTGATCGACTACGTCCGGGCAGCGTCCACGCACTTCGGCGGCATCTCGCCGTTGAAGAAGGTCATGGACTTCGCTGCGCAGTACCAGATCAAGTCCGGTTTCCACGGCCCTACGGACATTTCCCCGGTCGGGTTCGCCGCGCAGCTGCACGTGGGCCTGGCGATCCACAACTACGGCATCCAGGAATACATGCAGCACTCCGCGGCGACCAATGAGGTCTTCGAGCAGTTCATGACCTTCACCGACGGCTACCTGCACCCGGGCGACAAGCCCGGCATCGGCGTCGAATTCAACGCCGAAGCCGCGGCCGCCTACCCGTACCAGCAGGCCTACCTGCCCTACAACCGCCTCGTCGACGGAACCGTTCATGACTGGTGA
- a CDS encoding sugar kinase — MTPAVDLLTLGESMVSLRTGGPISAGGCLSMHVAGAESNVAVGAARLGHRVRWAGVVGSDPHGEFILRQLRGEGIDVLHRQDPDRSTGVMFLEQRTADITRAYYYRSGSAGSTLNCDDVDVALAGGARVLHLTGITAALSPQAQEAVEYAASRAKSAGILVSLDVNYRGKLWSRDEARAALARVVPYASILIASDDELGLVEPDLERAAPEAEPDSSEAAEVLAAKQLLALGVQEVVVKRGAAGAGVHTAAGRHEAPAVPVTSIDTVGAGDAFTAGYLSALLDGENVAGRLSRGALAGAFAVSTAGDWEGLPRTGELALLGNHVAGSTQR, encoded by the coding sequence GTGACCCCCGCCGTCGACCTGCTGACGCTGGGCGAATCCATGGTCTCGCTCAGGACCGGCGGGCCGATCTCTGCCGGTGGTTGCCTGTCGATGCATGTGGCCGGGGCCGAATCGAACGTCGCCGTGGGTGCGGCCCGGCTGGGGCACCGGGTGCGCTGGGCCGGCGTCGTCGGCAGCGACCCGCACGGCGAGTTCATCCTGCGCCAGTTGCGCGGGGAAGGCATCGACGTGCTCCACCGGCAGGATCCCGACCGCAGCACGGGCGTGATGTTTCTGGAACAGCGCACAGCCGATATCACCCGCGCCTACTACTACCGCTCCGGGTCAGCCGGCTCCACGCTCAACTGCGACGACGTCGACGTGGCTCTCGCCGGGGGCGCCCGGGTGCTGCACCTGACCGGAATCACCGCCGCCCTCAGCCCGCAGGCGCAGGAGGCAGTTGAATATGCCGCCAGCCGGGCCAAAAGCGCGGGGATCCTCGTCTCGCTGGACGTCAACTACCGCGGCAAGCTCTGGTCCCGTGACGAGGCCAGGGCTGCGTTGGCCCGGGTCGTGCCGTATGCCAGCATCCTGATCGCGTCCGACGACGAGCTCGGACTGGTGGAGCCGGACCTGGAACGCGCAGCTCCTGAAGCGGAGCCGGATTCTTCGGAGGCCGCCGAGGTCCTCGCGGCGAAGCAGCTCCTTGCCCTGGGCGTGCAGGAAGTGGTGGTGAAACGCGGCGCCGCCGGCGCCGGTGTCCACACCGCCGCCGGACGCCATGAGGCGCCGGCTGTGCCGGTGACGAGCATCGACACCGTCGGTGCCGGAGATGCCTTCACCGCCGGATACCTGTCGGCCCTGCTCGACGGCGAGAACGTGGCCGGACGCCTCAGCCGCGGCGCGCTTGCGGGCGCCTTCGCCGTGAGCACGGCGGGGGACTGGGAAGGCCTGCCCCGGACCGGCGAACTCGCACTGCTGGGCAACCATGTTGCCGGCAGTACCCAGCGCTGA
- a CDS encoding bifunctional 4-hydroxy-2-oxoglutarate aldolase/2-dehydro-3-deoxy-phosphogluconate aldolase encodes MTPELLLTGIRDSRLVAIVRGTDGQAAAKAALVAMEEGFRYVEIALTTPGALQAISEVRAAAPAGCFVGAGTVLTVRDVDNVREAGGQFTVTPALAESVDESARQGIPVLAGAMTPSEAYEAMNRGATAVKLFPASVGGPPYLKALRDPFPDIPFIAVGGVGLEQATAYWDAGAIAVGLGGPLFGDAGSGGDLAPVRSRARSFVDLAAGFGRTAVENPR; translated from the coding sequence ATGACTCCGGAACTGCTGCTCACTGGCATCAGGGACAGCCGGCTGGTAGCCATCGTGCGCGGCACGGACGGACAGGCCGCCGCGAAGGCAGCACTCGTTGCCATGGAGGAGGGATTCCGCTACGTCGAAATCGCGCTCACCACCCCTGGCGCGCTGCAGGCGATCAGCGAAGTGCGCGCGGCCGCTCCGGCCGGCTGTTTCGTCGGGGCGGGAACCGTCCTGACCGTGCGGGACGTGGACAACGTCCGTGAGGCCGGCGGGCAGTTCACCGTGACCCCGGCGCTGGCGGAATCTGTGGACGAGTCCGCCCGGCAGGGGATACCCGTGCTGGCCGGTGCGATGACTCCCAGCGAGGCCTACGAGGCCATGAACCGCGGGGCAACTGCCGTCAAGCTTTTCCCGGCCTCGGTCGGCGGACCGCCGTACCTCAAGGCATTGCGTGACCCGTTCCCGGACATTCCTTTCATCGCGGTGGGAGGCGTCGGCCTCGAACAGGCCACAGCGTATTGGGATGCGGGCGCCATTGCGGTGGGCCTCGGCGGGCCGCTTTTCGGGGACGCCGGCTCCGGCGGGGACCTGGCGCCGGTACGGTCGCGGGCACGCAGCTTCGTGGACCTGGCCGCCGGTTTCGGGCGCACTGCCGTGGAGAACCCGCGGTGA
- the dgoD gene encoding galactonate dehydratase, translated as MTQISRIETFLVPPRWLFVRIETDSGIVGWGEASCEGRSETVRTAVDQLAELLIGQDALRIEDHWQVMTKGSFYRGGPILASAVSGLDQALWDIAGKHFSAPVHQLLGGPVRDRIRMYGWVGGDEPNEVADQISAQLEVGLTAVKMNASGRMSPVASVAELDGVVRRVAAAREVLGDQRDVAVDFHGRFSLANARRVAPLLEPFRPFFLEEPVVPENTHLLREFTSSTTTPVSTGERLYSRQEFLPALQAGIAVAQPDLSHAGGITETRKIASLAEIYEVQLAPHCPLGPLALAACLQVGFATPNFLIQEQSIGIHYNKGAEVLDYVVDKTPLKFVDGHIERLTGPGLGIDIDEAVVRAADKQGHAWRGPVWRHPDGSFAEW; from the coding sequence ATGACACAAATCAGCAGGATAGAAACCTTCCTGGTGCCGCCGCGCTGGCTGTTTGTCCGCATCGAGACCGACAGCGGGATTGTGGGCTGGGGCGAGGCGAGCTGCGAAGGCCGCAGCGAGACGGTGCGCACCGCCGTCGACCAGCTCGCCGAGCTGCTCATCGGCCAGGACGCCCTCCGGATCGAAGACCACTGGCAGGTCATGACCAAGGGTTCGTTCTACCGGGGCGGCCCCATCCTGGCAAGCGCCGTGTCCGGGCTTGACCAGGCACTGTGGGACATCGCCGGCAAGCACTTCAGCGCGCCGGTGCACCAGCTGCTGGGCGGCCCCGTCCGTGACCGGATCCGCATGTACGGCTGGGTGGGCGGCGACGAACCCAACGAGGTGGCCGACCAGATCAGCGCGCAGCTGGAAGTCGGGCTTACCGCCGTCAAGATGAACGCCAGCGGCAGGATGAGTCCGGTGGCCTCCGTCGCCGAGCTCGACGGCGTGGTCCGCCGGGTTGCGGCCGCGCGGGAAGTCCTGGGGGACCAACGGGACGTCGCCGTCGACTTCCATGGCCGCTTCAGCCTTGCCAACGCCAGGCGCGTGGCACCGCTGCTGGAACCGTTCCGGCCGTTCTTCCTTGAGGAACCGGTGGTTCCCGAGAACACCCACCTGCTCCGGGAATTCACCTCCTCAACCACCACGCCGGTGTCCACCGGCGAGCGGCTTTACAGCAGGCAGGAGTTCCTGCCCGCGCTGCAGGCCGGAATCGCCGTGGCCCAGCCCGACCTCTCCCATGCGGGCGGCATCACAGAGACACGCAAGATCGCTTCGCTGGCCGAGATCTACGAAGTGCAGCTCGCCCCACACTGCCCGCTGGGCCCGCTCGCACTCGCGGCATGCCTGCAGGTTGGCTTCGCGACACCCAACTTCCTCATCCAGGAACAAAGCATCGGCATCCATTACAACAAGGGGGCCGAGGTGCTGGACTACGTGGTGGACAAGACTCCGCTCAAGTTCGTGGACGGGCACATCGAGCGGCTGACCGGGCCGGGCCTGGGCATCGATATCGACGAAGCCGTGGTCCGCGCCGCCGATAAGCAGGGCCACGCCTGGCGCGGACCTGTCTGGCGGCATCCCGACGGCTCCTTTGCGGAATGGTGA
- a CDS encoding carbohydrate ABC transporter permease: MTVLHENTESQTPASQRRGTARRRKPLRSSGYKVFRFAALVAVVLFLIAPLFWMLLASFKTNVDIYDAGKSFLFTPTAENYANVLQRNNYFVFIFNSFWVAFVSTALSLVLGVPAAYAMSRFTMHRSALVVLMARVIPGVSLLVPWYYVFSNLKMVGGFEVLILSHMFVALPLIVYIMMSYFDSLPVELEESAQVDGLTPIGAFRHITLPLSVAGMATAGILAFIFSWNNFMFALVLSGSKTKTLPVAIFDFVSYASIDWGGLMAAATVVTIPIMIIALFTQKYIVSGLTAGATKG, from the coding sequence ATGACCGTCCTGCACGAAAACACCGAATCCCAGACGCCGGCAAGCCAGCGGCGAGGAACGGCCCGCCGCAGGAAGCCGTTGCGCAGCAGCGGGTACAAGGTGTTCCGTTTCGCCGCACTGGTGGCGGTGGTGCTGTTCCTGATCGCGCCGCTGTTCTGGATGCTGCTCGCTTCCTTCAAGACCAACGTTGACATCTACGATGCGGGGAAGTCGTTCCTGTTCACTCCGACCGCCGAGAACTACGCCAACGTCCTGCAGCGGAACAACTACTTCGTCTTCATCTTCAACAGCTTCTGGGTGGCTTTCGTCTCCACCGCGCTGTCACTGGTCCTGGGCGTCCCGGCCGCCTACGCCATGAGCCGGTTCACCATGCACCGTTCGGCGCTTGTGGTGCTCATGGCCCGCGTCATCCCGGGCGTTTCCCTGCTGGTGCCGTGGTACTACGTCTTTTCCAACCTGAAAATGGTGGGCGGCTTCGAAGTCCTGATCCTCAGCCACATGTTCGTCGCCCTGCCGCTGATCGTGTACATCATGATGAGCTACTTCGACTCGCTGCCGGTCGAACTGGAGGAGTCAGCGCAGGTGGACGGGCTCACCCCGATCGGCGCCTTCCGCCACATCACCCTCCCGCTGTCCGTGGCCGGCATGGCCACTGCGGGCATCCTGGCCTTTATCTTCTCGTGGAACAACTTCATGTTCGCCCTGGTCCTGTCCGGCTCGAAGACGAAGACGCTGCCCGTGGCCATCTTCGACTTCGTCTCCTACGCCAGCATCGACTGGGGCGGGCTGATGGCGGCCGCCACCGTGGTGACCATCCCGATCATGATCATCGCGTTGTTCACGCAGAAGTACATCGTCTCCGGTCTGACCGCCGGCGCCACCAAGGGCTAG
- a CDS encoding carbohydrate ABC transporter permease → MSVLTPARSSGQSARTRANFSAWANRHRKWLFAAPAMIFVGLLIVFPLAWTLYLSLTDSQGSVRAASDFVGFENYLTVLTDTERFWPAVGRTVSFTLVALVCEVVLGMCIALLLWRPFRGEKWVRVAILLPLVATPVAVGMMWRLIFDPNIGFANQLLGLVGIPPQPWLSGQDSALPTTIFMDVWQWTPMVVLILLAGLTSLSEEPDEAARMDGANAFQRFFFVTLPLMMPTVIVAILLRGIDALKTFDILYATKGKGGGSFHEVETLNVYAYGLSFDYNQYGLSSAVLILFFMIIIGSMWLLTMRKKAGSK, encoded by the coding sequence ATGTCTGTACTGACCCCTGCCCGGAGCTCTGGACAATCGGCGCGCACCCGGGCTAATTTCTCCGCTTGGGCGAACCGGCACCGGAAATGGCTGTTTGCAGCGCCCGCGATGATCTTCGTGGGCCTCCTGATCGTTTTTCCGCTTGCCTGGACTCTCTACCTGAGCCTGACCGACTCCCAGGGATCGGTCCGCGCGGCCTCCGATTTCGTGGGGTTCGAAAACTACCTCACCGTGCTGACGGACACCGAAAGGTTCTGGCCCGCCGTAGGCCGCACGGTGTCCTTCACGCTGGTGGCCCTGGTTTGCGAAGTTGTCCTCGGCATGTGCATCGCACTGCTCCTGTGGCGTCCGTTCCGCGGCGAGAAATGGGTCCGCGTGGCCATTCTGCTGCCGCTCGTTGCCACCCCCGTGGCAGTAGGCATGATGTGGCGCCTGATCTTTGACCCGAACATCGGCTTCGCCAACCAGCTGCTGGGACTCGTTGGCATTCCACCCCAGCCATGGCTCTCCGGCCAGGACTCGGCCCTGCCCACCACCATCTTCATGGACGTTTGGCAGTGGACCCCCATGGTGGTGCTCATCCTCCTCGCGGGCCTGACCTCGCTGTCCGAGGAGCCGGATGAAGCCGCGCGCATGGACGGCGCCAACGCCTTCCAGCGTTTCTTCTTCGTCACCCTGCCCCTCATGATGCCCACCGTGATCGTGGCCATCCTGCTGCGCGGCATCGACGCGCTCAAGACGTTCGATATCCTCTACGCCACAAAGGGCAAGGGTGGCGGTTCATTCCATGAGGTGGAAACGCTGAACGTGTATGCCTACGGGCTCAGCTTTGACTACAACCAGTACGGGCTCTCCTCCGCCGTGTTGATCCTGTTCTTCATGATCATCATTGGCTCCATGTGGCTGCTGACCATGCGCAAGAAAGCGGGAAGCAAATGA
- a CDS encoding ABC transporter substrate-binding protein codes for MKRRSVVKYAAVAAALSMGLTACGGGGGGDSKGSDTVRVTLANHVWTEGIKAAIPEFEKSTGLKVELTQLGEDQLSDQYNVKLNAGSDEIDVMMYRPLQEGKAFGKNGYLADLTSKVAEDADWNWKDYQDGPVKASTYEDKVMGVPIITEREVLYYRKDLLKAAGLEVPKTMEELEAAAKKIASTDTAGFVARTGKSTAVTQFSSFLYSFGGDFTDESGKSAVGSEEAKKAYAFYGGLIKNYGPKNVSTDMSWPEAMAIFTQGKAAFYTEADSLYKNATDPAKSKVAETVGFAPLPAGPAGSKPYNIPSWGLAINQSSGNQDNAWKFIKWATSKDRTLEAQKAGVPGPRASVWSDPAGTSTYPKDLAAAIAVSAEKGVGHDRPLVITVGKAREIVGEPIVASITGADASAAADQANTAFQKFLDDENK; via the coding sequence ATGAAGCGACGTTCAGTAGTGAAGTACGCGGCCGTTGCCGCGGCCCTCTCGATGGGGCTGACCGCCTGCGGCGGGGGCGGAGGCGGCGACTCGAAGGGGTCGGACACGGTCCGGGTCACCCTCGCCAACCATGTCTGGACAGAAGGCATCAAGGCTGCGATCCCCGAATTCGAAAAGTCCACCGGCCTCAAAGTGGAACTGACCCAGCTCGGTGAAGACCAGCTGTCCGACCAGTACAACGTCAAGCTTAACGCGGGCAGCGACGAAATCGACGTCATGATGTACCGGCCGCTTCAGGAGGGCAAGGCCTTCGGCAAGAACGGCTATCTGGCGGACCTGACCAGCAAGGTCGCCGAAGACGCGGACTGGAACTGGAAGGACTACCAGGACGGCCCCGTCAAGGCTTCGACGTATGAAGACAAGGTCATGGGCGTTCCGATCATCACCGAACGCGAGGTGCTCTACTACCGCAAGGACCTGCTGAAGGCCGCCGGCCTTGAGGTCCCCAAGACCATGGAGGAACTCGAGGCGGCAGCCAAGAAGATCGCCTCCACGGACACCGCCGGCTTCGTTGCCCGCACTGGCAAGTCCACCGCGGTCACCCAGTTCTCCAGCTTCCTGTACAGCTTCGGCGGCGACTTCACCGACGAAAGCGGCAAGTCCGCCGTCGGCAGCGAGGAAGCTAAGAAGGCCTACGCCTTCTACGGCGGGCTCATCAAGAACTACGGTCCCAAGAACGTCAGCACCGACATGAGCTGGCCCGAAGCCATGGCAATCTTCACCCAGGGCAAGGCCGCCTTCTACACGGAGGCGGACTCCCTCTACAAGAACGCCACGGACCCCGCCAAGTCCAAGGTGGCCGAAACCGTTGGCTTCGCGCCGCTCCCGGCCGGACCGGCGGGCTCCAAGCCGTACAACATCCCGTCGTGGGGCCTCGCGATCAACCAGTCTTCGGGCAACCAAGACAACGCCTGGAAGTTCATCAAGTGGGCCACCAGCAAGGATCGGACGCTCGAAGCACAGAAGGCCGGCGTCCCCGGGCCCCGGGCCTCTGTCTGGTCTGACCCGGCCGGTACTTCCACTTACCCCAAGGACCTTGCGGCCGCCATCGCAGTCAGCGCTGAAAAGGGCGTAGGCCACGACCGTCCGCTGGTCATCACCGTCGGCAAGGCCCGCGAAATCGTGGGCGAGCCCATCGTCGCTTCCATCACGGGCGCTGACGCTTCCGCCGCGGCCGACCAGGCCAACACCGCCTTCCAGAAGTTCCTGGACGACGAAAACAAGTAA